The genomic DNA CGCCATTCGATCCCGGCCAGCGTGCTGCTGGCGATGCCGCCGAACTGCCCATCGTATTGCAGCATCACGTTCCCGATCAGCTCGCGCGCCGTGCTGTCTGACCCGTAGTAGGCGCGGTCAAAGACGGTCCCGTCATCTGCCCCGGTATCAACGATGTAGGCATACCCGAAATCGTCGCTCAGATCGCTGTAGCGCAGGTTCGCCCGCAGATTCAAACCGCCCGCGAATTCATGGCGGAACAGCGCGGACACTGTCGACCGGGCCACGTCATGATCGTTGTAATCCCGCTCGCCAAAGAAGTCGGACCGGTCGAACAGGCCGTCCTTGGGATAGCCGCCGCTGTTGGGGGTGCCGTCCCGTGTCAGGCGGTCGACGACAACGGTCAGCGCCGTCCCCTCCGACGGCTGCCAGGTCAGCCCGCCCATCAGCAACAGGTCGTCATCGCGCGACGTGTCGTAGTCCAGACCGCTGCTTTGCGCCTTTGCCGTCAGGCGGTAGGCCAGCGTTGCGCCGTCACCCAGCGTATCGCCGACATCCACGCCCACCTCGGTGTGATCGTTTGACCCGAGGGTCGTGTAAGCTTCGCCAAATTGCGCGAACCGCGGTGTCTTGCTGACAAAGTTGATCGACCCGCCCGGATCGGACACGCCGAACAGCGTGGAATTCGCACCCCTGATCGCCTCGACCCGTTCGTAGGCAAAGGGGTCTTCGCGCACGCCGCGCATCGACCCCAGCGTCATGCCATCGCGGTAGCTGGTCGCCTGAAACCCACGCACCAACACGTAATCGTTCCGATCGTCCGACCCGTAGTAATCCGTGTGGATGCCGGGGGTATACTGCAGGACGGTTTCCAGCGTATCCGCGTTTCGCGCCTCGATCTCTTTCGCCGTGACGACCGAGACAGAGGCAGGCGTGTCGAGGATACTGGTTGCGACCTTGCCCCCGACCCAAAGCTCTCGTGCCACGACGGTCGCAGCATCATCGTCCGCTGCGACCTCTCCGGTCACGATGATCGGCGACAGACGGTAGGGTGTCGCCATATCCTGCGCCGCGGCGGAAATGGGCATTAAAGTCAAAGCGGTACAGCCAAGAAGAAGCCATACATGCGAACAGGGACCATCTGGCCTGGATTGATCAAGGGGCACGGCATCTCCAGTATCTTACAAAAACAGTCAGGTTAAAAAGTCTTTTAGTCAGGATTATATTTTGCACAAGAGGTAAACTGCCCGTGATGCGGTTGCACCGCGTCTTTGCGCGATTTTCCAGCATGCCCGGCCTTGCTCTGGTTGATCTTTTGCCCGTGACCTGCTTAGAA from Loktanella sp. M215 includes the following:
- a CDS encoding TonB-dependent siderophore receptor, with protein sequence MPISAAAQDMATPYRLSPIIVTGEVAADDDAATVVARELWVGGKVATSILDTPASVSVVTAKEIEARNADTLETVLQYTPGIHTDYYGSDDRNDYVLVRGFQATSYRDGMTLGSMRGVREDPFAYERVEAIRGANSTLFGVSDPGGSINFVSKTPRFAQFGEAYTTLGSNDHTEVGVDVGDTLGDGATLAYRLTAKAQSSGLDYDTSRDDDLLLMGGLTWQPSEGTALTVVVDRLTRDGTPNSGGYPKDGLFDRSDFFGERDYNDHDVARSTVSALFRHEFAGGLNLRANLRYSDLSDDFGYAYIVDTGADDGTVFDRAYYGSDSTARELIGNVMLQYDGQFGGIASSTLAGIEWRDAESDSASYYTNAPAIDVADPVYAGAPAGLTAYATSRQDDATTSLLLQQNLSFNDRIIVTAGVRRDWLALSSTGQTYGAGFDDSDEFAETSWRGALTYKVTDAISAYASYVQSVAPPQIGVAPERGHQYEAGVKVQPAGINALVSAAVFDLEKNDITVAVVQEDGSIRQELVGKTRARGVEVEGKAELANNLSIIGGYSYIDATVDRAVVRGTDVSGQSFANVPHHTASLWLSYAMPARGAVGAQTFGVGARYIGAYDYGLPNDRKADAAVLVDAAYTYAFDDSTEIALNVSNLFDEQHVVGSGTANYYNPARNIAATLRKSW